The Georgenia sp. TF02-10 genome window below encodes:
- a CDS encoding acyl-CoA carboxylase subunit epsilon — MSAAPIDETSRSAGGEPAGRGRRTVGPAGGGDGVVDLAGGDDDLDTTPGDEGVDAPGDGGVGPAGSDDGADPADGDDAVVRALLTAVGGSTADGVPAVQVVRGAPDEVELAALVAGIVAHRAANGRSADAGRQPTSAWGDRARQLGAIPAPGPAAWLWSARR, encoded by the coding sequence CGGCGGGCCGGGGGCGCCGCACCGTCGGTCCGGCCGGTGGTGGCGACGGCGTCGTGGACCTGGCCGGCGGGGACGACGACCTGGACACGACCCCCGGGGACGAGGGCGTGGACGCTCCAGGGGACGGCGGCGTGGGCCCGGCCGGCTCGGACGACGGCGCGGACCCGGCCGACGGCGACGACGCGGTGGTCCGTGCGCTGCTGACCGCCGTCGGCGGCTCCACGGCCGACGGCGTGCCGGCCGTGCAGGTGGTCCGCGGCGCCCCCGACGAGGTCGAGCTCGCCGCCCTGGTGGCCGGGATCGTGGCCCACCGGGCCGCTAACGGGCGATCCGCCGACGCCGGTCGCCAGCCGACCAGCGCGTGGGGCGACCGCGCCCGTCAGCTCGGAGCCATCCCGGCGCCCGGGCCCGCCGCATGGCTGTGGAGCGCGCGGCGCTGA